One genomic segment of Helianthus annuus cultivar XRQ/B chromosome 14, HanXRQr2.0-SUNRISE, whole genome shotgun sequence includes these proteins:
- the LOC110903871 gene encoding cyclin-dependent kinase inhibitor 7 translates to MEVGKVVSPVVLMEVTQVGVRTRARAMAIVEEEIADNSVAVKRRKLGNDKLRSPSSTFVETKVVDREICVNNVLKDIQNDCYDGAVSCRSSGVSASCCSSSTGSMEKPKVSDLEESVDQTGTTTTYKLDGRKSTLGELESTAADNRSTTVNNSSHTVLPAEKMAPEAELEEFFVAAQEGLNERFKNKYNYDIVNDIPLKGRFEWIQVNPTNNKDDDDGKEDD, encoded by the exons ATGGAGGTAGGTAAGGTTGTATCGCCCGTTGTGCTAATGGAGGTTACACAAGTAGGAGTCAGGACTCGAGCTCGAGCCATGGCCATCGTCGAGGAGGAGATCGCGGATAATTCGGTAGCCGTGAAGAGAAGGAAGCTCGGTAACGACAAGCTGAGGTCGCCTTCTTCAACGTTTGTGGAAACTAAAGTTGTTGATCGTGAGATTTGTGTTAATAATGTGTTGAAAGATATACAAAATGATTGCTATGATGGCGCGGTTAGTTGTAGATCTAGTGGCGTTTCGGCGTCTTGTTGCTCTAGTAGTACTGGATCAATGGAGAAACCAAAAGTTTCAGATCTGGAG GAGAGTGTTGATCAAACTGGAACAACTACTACATACAAATTAGATggaagaaaaag CACACTAGGTGAGCTGGAATCAACGGCAGCGGATAACCGGTCAACGACGGTGAATAATTCTAGTCATACGGTCCTACCGGCGGAGAAGATGGCACCAGAAGCCGAGCTTGAAGAATTCTTTGTGGCCGCTCAAGAAGGGCTCAATGAACGTTTTAAAAACAA GTATAATTACGACATTGTAAATGATATTCCTTTGAAAGGTCGTTTCGAGTGGATTcaagtaaatcccacaaataacAAAGACGATGATGACGGCAAAGAAGATGATTAG